In the genome of Salvelinus sp. IW2-2015 linkage group LG25, ASM291031v2, whole genome shotgun sequence, one region contains:
- the LOC111952040 gene encoding thioredoxin-dependent peroxide reductase, mitochondrial: protein MAATVGRLLKTSVIVASGGLKAALPHGTSVSKASRILTXPALQKACLSTSTAKWAPAVTQHAPHFKATAVHNGEFKEMGLDDFKGKYLVLFFYPLDFTFVCPTEIISFSDKASEFHDINCEVVGVSVDSHFTHLAWINTPRKAGGLGXIHIPLLADLNKQVSRDYGVLLEGPGIALRGLFIIDPNGVVKHMSVNDLPVGRSVDETLRLVRAFQFVETHGEVCPASWTPDSPTIKPTPEGSKEYFEKVND, encoded by the exons ATGGCAGCCACCGTTGGGAGACTACTAAAGACCTCT GTAATAGTTGCATCTGGAGGACTGAAAGCAGCTTTGCCACATGGAACTTCAGTGAGCAAGGCCTCAAGAATTCTCACCCSTCCTGCACTGCAGAAAGCCTGTTTATCCACCA GTACTGCTAAGTGGGCTCCAGCTGTCACTCAACATGCACCACATTTTAAAGCTACAGCTGTCCACAATGGCGAGTTTAAGGAGATGGGCCTAGATGACTTTAAGGGCAAATACCTGGTTCTTTTCTTCTACCCGCTCGATTT CACATTTGTTTGCCCGACAGAGATCATCTCGTTCAGTGACAAGGCCAGCGAGTTCCATGACATCAACTGTGAAGTGGTGGGCGTGTCAGTGGACTCTCACTTCACCCACCTGGCATGGATAAACACCCCACGCAAG GCTGGAGGTTTGGGTYAAATCCACATCCCCCTGCTYGCAGACCTCAACAAACAGGTGTCCAGAGACTATGGTGTACTTCTGGAGGGCCCTGGCATTGCACTGAG GGGACTGTTTATCATTGATCCAAATGGGGTGGTGAAGCACATGAGCGTCAACGACCTGCCAGTGGGCCGCTCTGTGGATGAGACCCTGCGTCTGGTGAGGGCCTTCCAGTTTGTGGAGACTCACGGTGAAGTGTGCCCTGCTAGCTGGACCCCTGACTCTCCTACG ATCAAGCCAACTCCCGAAGGTTCAAAGGAGTACTTTGAGAAGGTCAACGACTAG